One genomic segment of Thunnus albacares chromosome 18, fThuAlb1.1, whole genome shotgun sequence includes these proteins:
- the pstpip2 gene encoding proline-serine-threonine phosphatase-interacting protein 2 — protein MKNLHFKDFFWNSDLTCTSGYDAIIQYLNDGKRTCKEMEDFMKARASIEEKYAKDLLGLSKKVCGHNEMNTLKRSLDMFKLQTEHVSLSHLQLAQSMREEAKKLEEFREKQREAKKKIDQHMDALHKHKSSQYKKTVDSKKTYDQKCRDKEEADQNVNRNTNTNNTKHIEKLYSKAQQAKQNAEEADRIYQQNVTSLGKVTDEWLKEHVKACEMFEKQAMERINFLRNTVWTHLNLLSQQCVTSDELYEEVRKSLEQCDVQEDIEHFVNLRRTGDKPPAPVMYENFYSGQRPPSGAPPPRLPPPVIRRGPLPDPKHNSREDTIYSTVQDAGYSVVQY, from the exons ATGAAAAATCTACATTTCAAGGATTTCTTTTGG AACTCTGACCTGACCTGCACATCAGGTTATGACGCCATCATCCAGTATCTCAATGATGGCAAGAGGACCTGCAAGGAGATGGAGGACTTCATGAAAGCCAG ggCATCAATTGAAGAGAAGTATGCCAAAGATCTCCTTGGTTTGTCCAAGAAGGTGTGTGGACACAATGAGATGAA cacGTTAAAAAGATCCCTGGACATGTTCAAATTAC AGACTGAACATGTGAGTCTGTCACACTTACAACTGGCACAGAGCATGAGAGAGGAGGCCAAGAAACTGGAGGaattcagagaaaaacaaagagaagcgAAGAAAAAG ATAGACCAACATATGGACGCTCTCCACAAACACAAGTCTTCACAGTACAAGAAGACAGTGGAT TCAAAGAAGACGTATGACCAGAAGTGCCGAGATAAAGAAGAAGCAGATCAGAACGTGAACCGAAacaccaacaccaacaacaCCAAGCACATAGAGAAG cTCTACTCAAAAGCGCAACAAGCCAAGCAGAATGCAGAAgaagcag ACAGGATATACCAGCAGAATGTGACCTCGCTGGGGAAGGTCACAGATGAATGGCTGAAGGAGCATGTCAAGGCCTGCGAG ATGTTTGAAAAACAGGCAATGGAGCGGATCAACTTTCTGAGAAACACAGTCTGGACTCACCTCAACTTGCTATcccagcagtgtgtgaccagtgATGAG ttGTATGAGGAAGTGAGGAAATCGCTGGAACAGTGCGATGTCCAGGAAGATATTGAACACTTTGTGAACCTCAGACGGACTGGCGACAAACCACCAG CTCCAGTAATGTACGAGAACTTCTACAGTGGTCAGAGGCCTCCATCTGGAGCGCCACCCCCCCGACTGCCTCCACCAGTCATCAG GAGAGGGCCATTACCTGATCCAAAGCACAACAGCAGGG AAGACACAATCTACTCAACAGTGCAAGACGCAGGGTACAGTGTTGTTCAATACTAA